The genomic DNA GTGCAAGCTCAACCTGATATCCCAATTCAACAAGCAGCATACAAGCATGGAAACGCGCCTGTTCTTGAACTAGAGGTAAATCCTCTTTGAGAGGTGAAGCACAGAGGTCGTATTTTCAGTATGTCCTCTTTTTGCAACTCAATTATCAAGGCAGTTGTGATGGAAAATGGTCAACTTGCGGAGCAAGTAGGCAAAATTATCGACATTTGGGAACATAAGCAAGCTATTTCTTCAACTTCTAGTGTTTCAAACACCTTTGTACTTGTACAATGGTACAAGGCTTCACCAATCTTTGCTTCGCAAGCCGTTTGGCTATGGACTGTGGACTTGTACGTATATTGCTCATGGCGTCTTTAATTTGTTGAACTTACTGTGCAACTAGCACAGATGCCGATGTAGAAATATATGTCCCAGACCAATACCTAGACTGGGAAGCAATTATTCCTGTTAGCAATATTCAGTGTCATTGTGCTTGGATGACTGTGAATATTGACAATTGCCCTGTTTGGGTGGCAATTGGGCTGGACCAAGTGAGTTAACCAACTTGAGTATATCTATTGGCTTAACTGTTTGTGACAGGAGTGATAGCAGTCAATAACCCGAGTCCGTTTGCTTATATTTACAAGTTTAGAGCTATAAAATAATCTTATACACTGCCCCTATTGCTGCAATGTTCCAACTGCAACCCGCTCCTCATCAACCTCCCATCCCGCCGGACTTGGTTTGAGCACCCTGCGCTGGGCTTCGGAAAGTCAATCAAACCACTCTTTAGATAGGTGGCAACGGTAGAGCTTTGAAGTTGGGATCTTGGGAGCCATCTCGGGGTCCACATTGTTATGCTGACCGCGGGTTATCTTACCAGCATAATAGCGCGCTTCAATCCCATACCCATTCTTCTTCTGGCAAGTAATATTATCCATTGACTCAAAAATACCATTCCAAGGCTAACAGAATGTTTAGTATATACTAAAACCAGATGTATGCAGCGCATAAGACATACCTCTTGACGGCAAAAGAATGGAGGACAACCTTCATAAGCAAACTTGGGACGGCCCTGACGGTACTTGTGGTGAGTAACCTCGGTAGGTATATTGTCCGAATCGTACTGGTCATCAACTACGTCGGACATAACTTCCTCAACCATCAGCTCAGGTGGGATGTGACGCATCTTGCCATCAATCTTGTACTCCAACCTTGGGACCGTGTCGTTTCCAGTAGCCAACTTGGCTCGTGCTTTGCACAGCTATCCAAAAGTGAGCTCATCCGATCTTTCTCAGAGAGAAAAGCTGCTACTTACCCGCTTGTTACGTCCATCTCGATTGGTCTTTGAATGGTTAGCTCTGCCTCGGGCTGCAGCGTCGGCATCCACAAGCTTCTTAGCCTCCCTCCTTGCTGCGCTCCACATTGGTTTCAGAATGTACTTGACTAGACAGTCCTCTGTCCAGAACTGTCGCTTGATATTCCCCTTGTCGACTAAACCAATCGCCTGACGGACCTTTTGAGCAAACAAGACCACAATGGTACGTGTAGCAATATGGCTCACCTTGTCATCTGTTAACACTGCAAGAATCATTTTATCACGCCAGAACTTGTTTGCTGCGTCGTCGATTGATTTGAGCCAGTCGGGATCCCAGGGTACAGGTGGGTTAGTACGCATCCGCTCTTGAAGTTGCTCCGGAGTGAGCCCAAGTCGTGCATCCTTCAGCTGTTCCATACCGCAAGCCCGAAGGATGATTTTGGTAGAGATTTTCTAGGTGAGCAATCGCGTATTAGGTTTATTCAAAGTTTATACTCAGTACTCACTCTCATATGATTCTCTGAGGTCTTATCTGGGCGAGGGTTTGTTGTGTCGCTGGCTCTCCGGCGCGAACGAGGCCCATTCGATGGGGCAGCTGGCGGCGGAACTGGTTGAGGAGCTCCCCCAGCCATCATCGTATGCAGGTCGCTTTGAAGGGCTTCGAAACGCGCTTCCTGGGCTTGGAATTGAACCGCTATAGGTTGCATAATCTGGGCTGCAATAGCTACGGCAAGCGCTTGGTTGGAGGCTTGGTTGTTGCTGCCGCCATCGTTCAAGCCGTGCTCAGACATAGAGGTACAACAGGTGCGGATAGGTGAAGTCACAAGGGGGTGAGGGGGTCAATACGTGTCTACCAGCGTCCAAATTGCCTTATATGCACCGCGCACCGTCCTCGATCATCCGGGTATTGTTTGTCTCACTGTAATCTAACGCGGATATCCCCCCACTACCTTGTCATTATTCCACACCCATGTGATCGTCGGATCGCGAGCTCGGATGCGGATCGTTATATTTAATGCCCGCGGGGCTTGGGATGCCCCCTCGTCACGACTACCACCACTGCAAGGTAAGTTGGCTGTCTTGCTCGATAACTCCACCTCCTAACACATTTTCTTTCGAAGCAGGATAGCTAACTTCACCTATAACTCGGCCTTAGTGAGTTTAATTATTCTCTGCGGCCGTGATCGATTGAACTCATGCTTTCGCTCCAGCCAGCTGTCGCTTACGCTTCAACTCCGATCATCGTCGATCGTTTGGCACCTGGTGACCCGTCTTTCCTGTCTTATGAATCGTTGCTGCTATGATTTACGCCCTAAGCGATGTAATTGTATCATACCATAGTAGTTATATATCCCAACCAATGGGCCATTTCGCATTTCGCTCCGATCTCGTGATTTTGTGTGATTTATATATCCGACGGTTATTTGATCAAAACTGTGATAAATATCAATATTTACAGAAAACAGAACACATACGATAGACGTCGTAGGGCAGGGTCAGCGTTGGTATTTCTCGCACGGACAAGTGCGGACATGTATATACGGCCATGTATGCACAGAGCAAACCCAAGTATGATGCGTAAGTACGCGCCTGTCCGTGTCACGGAGATTGATGCGGATCACAACCTTCGGCGGCTGTCCAGATGGTCACACCATGCACACTCAGATTCCGTCAGTGTTGGTCTGGGTGAGACGGACATCCTCTGTCTGTGTCTGTTCGCTTAGCCCATACAAGCACAAACAGACGCCCACGGCCCTGTCCGCGGGGTCCCTCTTTGCAGTGAATGAAAAGCACAGCCACTGATCAACTTCACGCCTGCTTGGCAGCTGAGAAATTGTTGCAGCCCAGCACCACTGTCTCTTACAATTGTTCGCAAGCAGGGTGGCAGTTATTCGGTCACAGCTCGGGCAATTCATTCTCCCTCACCCACCTAGAGTTTCTGAGCCAACACAAGCAACGTTCTTGACTCAGGGTCAGTGGTTAAACGCACCTTAATTAATGTACTCACCAGCACAACGGTATTCGTCCCACTGATATCGTCCGAGGGTCCCTACTCCTTATACCCTCAGACTCAAAGATTCGCATCTCCGACTTTATCAAGATCTCAGACGTCCTCGCCGTTGAAACCCAGTGCCAACCCGGAGTCTGGACTCTTGAAGCCGAGAGTGTTGCTACCCTCTCCGATCCTACTTCTAATGATGAGATAGCCCCTGACGATGCACCTGAACCTGGTCCACTCTTTTGCAAAGGTTCAGAATATTTTAGCAAACTTCAAGCATCTCATGATGCGAACAAGAGCAAGGCGGTCACCACCCGAGCGCCATGTCGACTCTGAACATTACGCTAACGAGCACGTTTAGAGGCAAAGCCCGGCCCCAGCGGTACGGCGAGGGACCACGGGTTTACAAAATCTGTGAGTACCGGGTTGTTTATCCGATTGTTTCGAGTCTCCA from Rhizoctonia solani chromosome 16, complete sequence includes the following:
- a CDS encoding Transposase family Tnp2 protein, coding for MLHLDHKQAQGTVKTKELDSHDNIETSVACRASVLLKLAQINAFYSAFVQAQPDIPIQQAAYKHGNAPVLELEAVVMENGQLAEQVGKIIDIWEHKQAISSTSSVSNTFVLVQWYKASPIFASQAVWLWTVDFTDADVEIYVPDQYLDWEAIIPVSNIQCHCAWMTVNIDNCPVWVAIGLDQE